The Artemia franciscana chromosome 21, ASM3288406v1, whole genome shotgun sequence genome includes the window atgattttttttttattttgagtttatAATGAAATGCATTGTACTATTAAGAGGTATCCAAACAACAGATATCCAATTAACAGGATATCTACCTGTGAATATTTGTACCAGAGCATTAGCTTGAGTTAGTTCAGGAAttcgtctaatttcttcatctACTGCTTGCTCTAGCGTCAGAGGAGGAGGTTCATTCCCACTTTTTGCAGCTTCTTTATTAAGCTTTCTCCTTTTTCCCTCAAGTATTTTTTCACCAGCTCGAAGAATCTGTtgcatcttttcttctttaactAAAAGGcgctgaaagaaaattaaaagctaatTAGACAGCTCACTCTAAACCAGGAATGCataacttcttatttttttctaccaGGGTGGTTAAATCTGGTcaaaccttttttatatttgtatcaCACAAATTTGCTATGACAGTTCATGAAAATTTCACAAACTCCAGCATTGAgcaattacaaaataatcagCATCACTAATATTCCATTTCGGGAAGGGTCAACTCAAGCATATAGGGAGTAAATATAAATAGGCTACTATTACAGATATTCCTATTTTATCagaaattattcatttaaagttttaatttcccatTTTAGGATGGAGGGGGCCTGACACCCCAACCCTCTCTCTTCAGAGTCTACTACCTGAACTTCAATTTCCTagtattttatgaattttcCCAAACTAATATTTGAATTATAGTTTTCGGGACAAAGGAAACTATTTTTGTATTAGGATAGATCTGATACCCAAACGAAAATATaatgtgaaaaatttttttttttctaagtgaGAGTGAAGTGCGACATTAAGATCAAAATGGACGGAAATGACCCAATATACGAAAaaggttgcctcctcctcaaacCCTTCATTATAGGCTAAgctcgatatatatatatatatatatatatatatatatatatatatatatatatatatatatatatatatatatatatatatatatatatatatatatatagctcctcctccatcccaatctattcaaagcctccctctttactctCTCCCAGAAAGTTCTatctcctttaaatctttctttatgacatcctcccaccccaaatgAGGACGACgtactttctgtttagccctagacggctaGCCAAAACGGACAATCTTCGgaaatctatcatccttcatccgcaaaacgtgccTTAGCCATGTCAACCCTTCTCACATTagagccctagaaagtgggattgaacctcaCTTTTCCTACagtctactttttgaaatacggtcagtcagccaggtatcCAGAACAGTCCATAggcagtttctctggaaaacatctagtaatcTGCTTCCGGTTTTTGGAGCACCCATAAATCAGAggcatatttgaccactgtcatcactgtagcttccaatattctaatcttggtttgtagacttatcttcctattcttctaagCTTTTTAACCATAAAAACACTCTGAGCCATGGCAATTttgacatcttcactgctcccaccgtctttactaataatactactaaggtaagtaaagctgcccacctgatcaatctttccgTTACCAAACGtcccttttcatcttcacttattcctagtcttggTGACTTAGtgttcttaacattaattttcaaacccatcctagcaccctgaactcgcaaaacctctaaaagtccattcattttgctcagcCTTTCCTCTAAGATGCTTAAATCCTCAGCATAATCGAAGTCCAGGAAATTTTTTCTTCCCAATTTGATTTCGTATTCTTCCATTGtatttcctgtgctccttaagacaaaaccCAGCGTCCTTTGAAGTTACATGAGTCATTGGCGTCTACACTCTTCGGCTTGAATTAATAATTGAATTCTTTTGAGACGTCTCGTAGTAACATCTTAGTAACTTAGAAACGATGTAAATGTCCCAAATCTAACACTAACATTCTATTACTAAATTCCAAAATCAAGCATATTAATTGCATATTTTAAAAACGTTGAATATCTCGAAACTTGTCGGAAAAAGCACGACCGCCATAAGCTAAAgacaatatataaatatatatatatatatatatatatatatatatatatatatatatatatatatatatatatatatatatatatatatatatatatacatatatatatatatatgtaaatatatatatatatatatatatatatatatatatatatatatatatatatatatatatatatatatatatatatatatatatatatatatatatatatatagatatttatttatttatttataacccacttatatataaagataaatagtggagcAAACACAAACGAAAATCCACAATAAcattacacacaaaaaaacaataaatcaccaaaaataattaaacaacaataacattaaataaataaaattaatgaaacaaCCGAATTAAACCATGATGAAGCGACAAACGCCGATACGCTGTTTCCGAAATCTTTTTGCGCAAACCAGTCAGCTTTTCAGTAATATTCGGGAGGcgaaacttatttattattttcctatttctataCCAAAGAGGAAGATAAggaagatatttacaaaaacggAAATAGGGCACCCTAATACgtgtacattcaccaaaaggtTGTTGATTTCCACCAATGTTGGTGCTTAAGAATTTGCTAGCTTGCTGATTATATGTCTGGGGCGATAAGCCTATAGACGTCCAGAAACAAAACATACTaggtatatatttttcaaacagtgcATATGTTATACCTATTTGTAAACCAGAGGGATGCAAGAAATTTTAACGACTGCGATTAGAGAATCTCTCCTCCACATTCTAACTGAGTTTATATCaacatatttatctattttgaCTCGCAATCCCTCTCAAATTGCTTGGAGAATGGTAAAAATCAACCAATAACTATAAACTGACTTCATATCAGACAAATAGAAACTACACTTAATAAGACAAATAATTGCAAGCggtattataatatatacaaaatctTAAATCTCAACTATATATGATATACGGCATTGGCATCAATTCGCAGAAACTTAGGGTGTGTCCTCATTTCCTACATTAAATAACTAAAATTGTgtaactaaaaatattatgaaataactAAAATTGCAGTGTGATGGTCCTGAATCAAAGCAcagtaattatatattttacaaaggatatttaatttctactaagcttGGCATTTAAGGATCCCGATCTAGTTGGTTAGAAAGCTAAGACGAATATGGGGATACAGaagtcaaaaaatcaaaatgccccaagaaaatattcaatagttttatttaataaaagtaataataatattaattaaaataaaagcatattagattaaaagtatataaaataaaaagtaatattaaataataattaaaagtaataataatagtataaaagtaaataataatttaatgtaatttaataCTTTTACCAAAGCTGGTATTTAAGAGTGTATTCTAAGGCTATATTGTTGATTACGGAACAAAAGCTAACATTGCAATATACAATTCCAAAATCTAAATACATTAAATACTGTATATCTTTTAGATATAATTCGGTTTTTACCAAGGTTAGTACTTAAGTACTTCCAAGACTGTTGGACACAAAATTATTGCAATACCAAGGTCCAAAATAAGTGTTGTCTACTCATATCAAGATTACTAGAACCATGCTGTCAAGTAAAAATGAAACCCTAGTCAGTAGCAgggtttagttttatttttagtttttagttttttttagttttatgttccatttttttattcatagcAATTTCCATTCATTTTACACCAGATATCTCAGGTAAATCAAGTTGCTGCTTGCTCGGAGTTTTAAACTCTATCCTAACAGTCTACTGATGATTAATTTAGTAAAAGTAGTgacgaagaaaaaacaatgattcatttaaaagaaaaacaaagaaaactaagAGTGCGTGAAATATTATGCTTTAATCAAGAAATAGAAACAGCAAAACAAACATCAATTATACTAAGtacttgaattttatttttatctctaGGAAACATGCTTTTCTGTTtcttatgattgttttttttttctcttttcccttaaaaaaaatctgaagaaacATTACggaaaaaaacgtgaaaatattCAGGGAGGATGAATTTAAAAGCAAGTTCAACTATATGGCAGGTGGAGaacgtaaagaagaaaaaaaaacaatttctgtttgggTTTTAAATGCAGGGAATAGAAGATTATTGGTGGTAGTTTTGATACAATTATACAAGTGACAAAACCTAAAAGTAAGGTAAAGAATACAGTATTGGACTTTGCAGTCCCTGTCCTGTGATTTTGCACACCTTTCCTGTTTACATTTCTTGAATTTTCCAAGTTCCCATTTGTAGCTTAGTCTACTCTGGCTGATCTTAGAGAGttacgccactgacccccgttaACTAATAACCAGCAGCCCCAGAATTTGAGCCCCTGTCCTCACCGACAAGGTGTTTCAAGTCTAGCATGCTAACCACTCAGCTATGACTACTAAAAAAGGGGTCCCAGAGAGGTACAAATGACTAACAGTTAGGAATAAGGCTGCCAGCCTTTTGCAACCAAATGCACCAACCGTTCGGATGGagccaaacaaaaatataattataaaaacataaaGATTATTATAATGCAAGGGGGATAATTCAAGTCaactaattcatatttttgaagTCCTGATCCTTACAcatgacaatttttttccaagatattcATAAACTAAGTAATAATTGTTACATTTACTGAGGTATTTCAGAAAATACTAAAGTGTCTGAGTTTCTTTTGTAGTATGGCAACACTAAGCAAAACCCACAGGCTTTGATTTGTTAGGCTATTGTCAAGTTTtacaaaaaacttgttataCTCGTTACAACAAACAGCTTGACAACTCCTTATTGGTTTTTCAAAagtattgttgtttttcttccagAGTACACTAACATGATTTCgtagataaaatagaaaaagtaatTGTTGAGACTTACTCCACAAatacgaaaaataaataagtgaacAATAAAGCCTTCACAACATTACTAGGTGATAAAATTAAgtaaatctaaatttaattaatttaataaaataaaattaataattaaaaactaaataataatttaattaaattaaataataattaataattaaaaaataaaatttaataaaataaaattaaaaataaaataaaattaaaataatttaattaaattaattaattaattaagcaaACCTGCTCCTCAAATGCTCTATTCTGAATCTCTTTGAAGTTATCAGCCGACTGCTTTGTAGGAGGAGATGCAAGATCCGAACAACTGAGCAACtcacaataattatttttcagaagaaaatgaGCTTCTTCATTCATTAATCTTAAAGGACGACCACATAAATTCAATTGCCTTGGTAAACTTGCAAGGCATCCTTCAAGCTGCCCAACAATCCTCAGCTCCTTTCTAAGGTAgagaatatctgaaaaaaaattcaatgtcttaatatttgaattttaaatagcGTAATTCAATGTTTGGAACAAAAGAGACACCTCTTGTAATACATTcttgtaaattgaaaaaaaaataaagaaaagaaaacacaatttCAAGACATATTCTTTCTCTATCTACACttagaaaacaattcaaaatttaaaacaaaaatcaaaagctTCCAAGAGGATGATAAAAGAGCGATTGGAATGCTCATAAGAGGGAGAGGGGCTCACAATACAGAGGGTGTCAAGTGTTTGATATTTTGCTATTATTGATTgatttttctacaaaatgaTATAATCCATACATTTTACTTGACTTTAATCCACCCCTATATTTTGTATTCTAGTTCAATATGGATGGGGACTTTCTCTTCAACCCTTCACCCAATCCAAGTTTTACAAAATATCGTTATCAGAATACTTGCTTTTTATGTATAATTGCATCAAAGTTAAGTCCACTTCTTTTGTAAGTGTATTCTCAAAAGTCACTGAGATTAATGTATGTTAATAATTTGGTTACGTCTAGGTTGgtgttttctcttgtttttagaGGACTAAGTTAAGAAATTTGTCAGACGCGGACATTCAAAGGAGTTGTGATGTAATTGAATTTAAAAGACTGTTGAAAAATGGattgttttctaaatattattttaacgATCACATTGGAAGCATATGTGATTGatagaaaaaatgataataagtCATTAACTTTTATTGATGTGTATTAAGGAAGGACCTGACTGTTGAAATAGTGGCGGCATGATACATGATGTTCTAATTGcgttttgttttgtctttttaaaccctttctgaaattaattttattcctttttattaaCTATTCCTCCTCATTCTGCTGCTGCATTTGCAAGGGATATGGttatgtattatttttgttaatatccgatatttaataaatatataaaacaaacagagaataTACTTATTGAAATgcgaatttatttttaaacgaaAAATCGAGAAGAATGCACGTAGCCGATCAGAAGCAACTGGGATAAAGATTTATTATAGATATAAGTCCAGGTTACATTTCTCCACCATTTCCTAGCTTGGCCATAATCCGACGATTTCCATCCCCAAAATCATACTGACCCTTTCAGCAACCTTCTGGATGGTATGCCATAAGGCGTAAGCAATCCCTCACAAATACAATTGTGCCTTTCTTACATACAAAATTTGACATGTAATTTTTTAAAGGGTCAGTAATAGGGAAGGGTTAAatgaaaacttaatatttatggtACAATCCTAATCAATAgacaaaatatgaagatattttcAAGCTCCAGTTCCAATTCTTTTcctattccttaaaaaaaacgttaagaaatgtATATAGTTTGGGATTGTTATTCTTCCTTTAACTTGGCTCGAGTATTCTTTTCTTTGACTTTAGGCTTTGAAAACATAATTCCAAGGACTTGAGTAGGATTTCAGGCCATATAggttactttttttaatttaaggcccttttttttaaattctttgagACCTTATAAATCAGTATTTAGGAAGAAAAGGCACAGGGTGAAGATGGATGTTTCACAAGAACTTCCCATTGcttagttaaaaaattaaaaaatttacatactcgtttcctaaaaattttattcacaTATCATAAGTATCAAGGGGCATCAGTCCAGAAATCCCTTAATCGAAATGGAGGAGTGTGCTTGTACAGGCCCATAGCTATTTGAATGGTGGGAGTTTCCAAAGATTCAAGGATGTTGAAAGTTGATGGAGGGCAATAAGAGTAAAACTAGGTCTCATATTCTAATTTACATTGAATAAATACTTTATAAAAATCCATTATAATTGTTGGGTGGCAGACCATTTACTTCTAGCAAGTATGTCTAGCATGCCAAGTCTCTGAATAATACAATATCTGAGGAAATTGATCTGTTCAAGCCATAGTAATTTATAATCAATCCTTATTCCGCTGACTTACAACATGGGCAAGTCAGTATCCTTTCTGTTCTCATTGAGTTAACATCGAAAGTGGACTATATTTATGACAGAaactaagaattaaaaatagacTTAATTTAAACTATATTTCAACACTCGACTACGCGGGTGATTTGCTAATTACATCTGTGTTACCTATTTATGGATATTTGCCAAGTGAAATACCAATTAATGCAATCAGAGGTGATTGTTGTTTTATGTCAAGGCACTGGCTGGCTATTGCTTATTTTGACTTTGTTTGAAGGCAGGCCCCTctggatttttatttcttaaaaaaaggggCCCTTGCGAGTAAGTTTTCGGTCGACGTATTTTTAGGGAATATTTAACACATTTGCAGGAATTTATTGTTAGCATTAAGGAATTTGAAGATGTCGGCTATTACGAAGGATCATTTCGATCGGAAGTATCAAGAGCTTATGTAGTTGGTGGCTAGTCTGGAACAAGGACTCTCCACCCGAAAAATTTCCAACTTCGGCAGGAAAATTGCGTTTTGAAATCAGagttaattaatataaaaaaatcgtgCCTGCATTCTGAGCTGGCCTCTAAAAGTCAAAATCTTCTACTTCACGGGATTCCTATTGAGTCTGGGCCAAATGCAGAAACTGCTGCTCACGAGCTTTTTGACTGGCGTTGGCAAATGCTGACACTATTCTAATTGTGGAGTGCTATCGCTTGAATAGATAGACAGGAGCTTCTACTAGGTTTTCTGCTAAGAATAAGTTTGAGCCAAATGTAGTCATGTGTAAAAgcattaatgataaaaataatattctgcGGAACTATGGAAAACTCAAAAACCCTCGCAAAAGTATCAGTTACAATTTACCTCAAGACCTAGCGCGTCGCCGCAAAGAACTTTTAGCATACGGATATAGCCTGCGGACATCTGCTTCTCCTTTAGTGAAAGTGGCTGAAACCAGAGTTATTTCAAAAGGGATTAACATTTGGCTTGAAGCTACGAAAAATTCGAAAGCGAAAAACTGGACGCGTGCGGAGGAGACCTGTTTTGATACGTATAAAATCTTTGCTTATAGATCTACTCAGTATAATGTCTGTTTCAAACATGTACCCCTCAATTACGATACCTACTCGAGTAACTACCAACTCCCGCTTAttgattgacaaaatttttCCAACGCTACATCCATATCGGCCTCTTTCTTGCTCTGACACTTCTGATCACTTCCCTCTACCTACAAATGTTAAAATACAGCATAAAGATCCAAGTCCCATGCCACGCCCACGTAGGAATTTGTCACGTGGAAATTAAAGAATGAGAACCTAGAAAACCTTAGACAAGTACTGGTGAGCACAATCTGGTTTAATATTATGAATACAGAAGATCTTAAAGCAGGATTTAAGGAATTCCCTAACATTTTTATGAGAAAGTATACGGATTCCTGCTCTAAAAAGTGTACCAGGAAGAATAGACGGAAAAATCAACCCACCAGCCTTTGGATTAGTTACGGACTGCTCCAgggtattaataaaaaatataagctCTGGATTAATCACGTAAATGACCCTTGCATAGCAACACTTgagaaatatattgaaaatagaatttaCGTAAAGCTAAGAGAAACTATTTCATTGAAAAGATAACAAAGTGGGAATGCTTTGCGGAAGATAAGGAAGGTTGTAAACTGTTTACTGCGTCCCTGCAGCACCCCACCTGAGCTTCATTTGAAACTATCTATAAATGGAGAAACTATATCGAGACCAGAAAACGTTGCAAATGCACTGGGATTATTTTTTGCAGAGGTGAGAAAAATAGAAGCAAATTCCGTTGAAAACCCCGCGAAGAGTTTTAAAGATTACCTAGGCCCAGCATGCACCAAGTCAATGGCTCTAGCTCATGTCTCTCCATCTGAAATTCTGTTGATTATACGAAACCTAAGAGGAAATCCTGCTTCTTGATTCCACCGAGTATACACTAATGTCTTAAAAGCAGTTGCTTTGTTAATCATAGAGCCTCTTACTTACTTGATCAATTTGTCTCTACAGAAGGGTACTTTCCTGGAATGGCAAAAGAAGGCTAGAAATGTTCCTTTGCACAAAGAAGGTTCTCGAGCTTATCCTGCAAATTAGAGACCAATTTCCATTCTTTCTGGTTTTTAAAAGGTCTTTGAAAAACCCATGCAGCAGCAGCTACTCCAGTTTCTGGAGAAAAAAGGGTTTCTTAATACTCATTAGTTTGGGTTTAGGCCAGGAAACTCCATCCAAAATCCACTAACGAATTTATGTTTGTGGATCAACAAAGTTCTGGATTCTGGGCTTCAACCTGCAGCAGTCCTGATTGATATCAGAAAAGCATTTGATAGTATGTACCACCCTACTCTCCTCAGACAGGAGCACATaggaataagaagaaaaattctgGATTGGTCCAGATCGTACTTGAGGGACCGCAGGATGTATTTGGGAGAAGATATGGGAAATAATGTATTGGTCAATTGTTGTGCTCCCCAACAATTGGTCAATATTAGGACCACCACTGTTTTTGATCCATGTTATCGATCTGACTAGGGTATTGAAACCGATACACACTATTCTTTGCTGCTGCAAGCTATGTCACGACGGAGCTTCTTTTCAGCCTGTAGATAAGCTTGTGGCTTTTGCAGATGATACCACACTAGGCTGCTGTGAAAGGGATAAAACAGCGCTCATTTTCAAGCTTAGGGTTGTCCTTGAGGATACGTATCTCTGGATGGATTCTAAGCGTCTTGTGATTAACGTTGATAAatcttgtgttttatttttttaccaggTCGGAAGTGTCCATCCGGAGATACGTGGTATCGAAACATCCAGAGTTTACATCAGTTGGCCAGAAAAGCGTTCTGCAAAATACCCGGGAGTCCTACTTGATGAGAACCTGTCATTCCTGCATCACATTCAAGCAGTAGAGCTGAAGATATCCCGGAATCTtagcataataaaaaaaaataaagaacagtTTGCCTAAGGAAACACTGGTCCTACTATACAACATTCTTATCAAACTTCATTTACAGAACTGTACAATGATCTGGCAATCGACTTTTAAATCTCATCTGCAGAAGCTCAATTCAATTCATAAGCAATCTTTGAtattaattggaaaaaatgaagagtatTCGTGAATGGAGTCGCTTCATCATCAGTCATGCT containing:
- the LOC136040749 gene encoding tRNA-splicing endonuclease subunit Sen34-like isoform X3, whose product is MATSKVFLYMQHDTVFCWNADDILYLRKELRIVGQLEGCLASLPRQLNLCGRPLRLMNEEAHFLLKNNYCELLSCSDLASPPTKQSADNFKEIQNRAFEEQRLLVKEEKMQQILRAGEKILEGKRRKLNKEAAKSGNEPPPLTLEQAVDEEIRRIPELTQANALVQIFTEHPVLDCEKLAPISWDYPSSENDKIRATVYGDLWAKGFYITGGEKFGGDFLVYPGDPVRFHAKYIAICLPFEGLLTPFQIAVHARVAVSVNKKVLLCTVNSDSRVIYKYLEWLDAKREKMSQETIK
- the LOC136040749 gene encoding uncharacterized protein LOC136040749 isoform X4, with protein sequence MATSKVFLYMQHDTVFCWNADDILYLRKELRIVGQLEGCLASLPRQLNLCGRPLRLMNEEAHFLLKNNYCELLSCSDLASPPTKQSADNFKEIQNRAFEEQRLLVKEEKMQQILRAGEKILEGKRRKLNKEAAKSGNEPPPLTLEQAVDEEIRRIPELTQANALVQIFTGDPVRFHAKYIAICLPFEGLLTPFQIAVHARVAVSVNKKVLLCTVNSDSRVIYKYLEWLDAKREKMSQETIK